A region of the Terriglobia bacterium genome:
TGTTTTCCAGCAGTGCCAACGCGTCCGTGATCGGCATCTCGAGCACGTCCGCGATCGAGTAGCCCTTGTACTTCACCGCCAGCGTTTCGTGGTTGTAGCGCTTTCCGCCGCACACCTCGCAGAGCACATACACGTCCGGCAGGAAGTTCATCTCGATGCGCCGCTCGCCCTCGCCCTGGCACGCCTCGCAGCGACCACCCGGCACATTGAACGAGAAGCGCCCGGCCTTATACCCGCGCTCGCGACTCTCCGGCAGCATCGCAAACAGCTCTCGAATATGCGTGAACACACCGGTATACGTCGCCGGGTTCGACCGTGGCGTGCGCCCAATCGGCGACTGGTCGATCCGTATCACCTTGTCGATATTCTCCGCGCCCTGTATCGCCTTGTGCGCCCCAGGCTCCTCTCGCGACCTGTACAACTGCTTCGCCAGTGCGCGATACAAAATGTCATTTACCAGCGTCGATTTCCCCGAACCCGACACACCCGTCACCACCGTCATCACGCCCAGCGGAAACGCAATATCCAGCGAGCGTAGATTATGCTCCGTCGCCCCAAGAATGGTGATCGCGTGCCCATTCGTCTGGCGCCGCTCGAACCGCGTCACGATCTTCCGCTTCCCGGCGAGATACTGTCCCGTCAGCGACTCCGGCGCCTTCTGCACCTCCGCCGGCGTCCCCGAAGCCACCAGTTTTCCGCCGTGCTTCCCCGCACCCGGCCCGAGGTCGATCACGTAATCCGAGCGCCGAATCGTCTCTTCATCGTGTTCAACGACGAGGACGGTATTTCCCAAATCGCGCAGCTCTTCCAGCGATTGCAGCAGCTTCTCGTTATCCCGCGCGTGCAGGCCAATCGACGGCTCATCTAGCACGTAAAGAACTCCGCGCAATTTCGACCCGATCTGCGTAGCGAGTCTTATTCGCTGCCCCTCGCCGCCGCTCAGCGTCGCCGCCGAACGACCCAGCGAGATGTATCCCAACCCAACGTGATTCAGGAATCCAAGCCGTTCCGCAATCTCCCGCACGATCCGTCCCGCCAGTTGTTCTTCGCGCTGGCTCAACTTGATCTTCCCCGCCGCCTCCACCGCACGCGCCACCGGCAGCGCCGTGAAGTCGGCAATCGAAAGCCCGTTCACCTTCACGCCCAGGCTCTCTGGCCGCAACCGCTTGCCGCCGCACGCTGGACACGGCGTCGCCGACATGTACTGCAACAGCCATTCGCGATACGTCTCGCTCGTTGCCTCTTCGATCGACTGCTTGTGCCAGGTGAGAATGCCGCGGAATCCGGACCGCCGCCCCGAAGTCTGCGGCCCATACAAAATCGCGTTCTGCTGGTCTTCCGTGAGCTGCTCGAACGGCTTGTCCAGATCGATTCCGTTGTCTTCGGCGAACCGCCTCGTCATCGACTGTAAGTACGCCGAGCCCGATCCCGGCCCCAGCCCTCCATCGAACAGCGGCTTCGACCAGTCGGTGATCACCTTGGCCGGATCGAAGTCATACTTCGAACCCAACCCATTGCACTCCGGGCACGCGCCATACACCGAGTTGAATGAGAACGAGCGCGGCTCCAGTTGCGGCACGTTGATGCCGCACTCCGGGCAGGCCAGTCGCGAAGAATAAAGATGCTCTTCGCCATCGACCACCACCACCTGCACCAACCCATTCGCGAGCTTCATCGCGACCTCGACCGAGTTCGCCAGCCGCTTCTCGATCCCCTGCTTCACCAGCAACCGATCGATCACCACTTCGATGGTGTGGTTCTTGCGCTTATCCAGCGCAACGTCCTCGTCGATATTCCGCAACTCGCCATCGATGCGCGCCCGCGTGAATCCCGCCTGCGCCAGTTTCTCCAGCTCTTTCTTGAACTCGCCCTTGCGCCCGCGCACTATCGGCGCCAGCAGCATCACCCGGTCTTCCGGCTTCAGTTCCATTACCCCGGCGACAATCTGGTCCACCGACTGCCGGCTCACTTCGCGCCCGCACCGAGGACAATGCGGTACCCCAATCGAGGCATAGAGCAAGCGTAAGTAGTCGTAAATCTCGGTGATTGTCCCGACTGTGGAGCGAGGGCTGCGCGAGGTAGTCTTCTGTTCGATGCTGATGGAAGGGCTCAGTCCGTCGATGGCATCGACGTCCGGACGCTCCATCTGGTCAAGAAATTGGCGCGCATAGGCGGAGAGCGTTTCGACGTACCGCCGCTGCCCCTCGGCATAAATCGTGTCGAATGCCAGCGACGACTTCCCCGACCCGCTCAGTCCCGTAATCACGGTCAGCGTGTTGCGCGGAATATCGACGTCGATATTCTTCAAATTGTGCTGGCGCGCACCGCGCACCGAAATCCGGGTAATAGCCATGCAAAACCTGATGTTTCAACCTTCTACTCAGGTGTCATCCTGAGCGGAGCGCGGCAGCACCGCGCGGAGTCGAAGGACCTTTGTTTGGCTTATCCCTCAAAACTCCACCGCCCCAGGCACGGGAAAACACCACCTTCCCCGAGGTACATCGACCCTCGGTGACGTGGACAGGTCCCCTTAAGTGGGCGGAAAGTAATCGAGACAAATCGACTCAAGTATCTTAGTTGGCAACAGTAATCAGCGTCAAACAGTGCTACTAAATACTGATAGGGAACGAACCACGGCGGCCTCAGGTGATTGGTTCCCGAGCCGATAGTAAGGGCGAACCAGGATGCGCGCGAAGCGCATCACAGGATGGCGGAATTGATCACAGTTTTCACAACTTTGTTCTTAATCGTTACCGTAATTTTGGCTCTATTCATTGGCATTCTTATGGGCTACGGCTCCATCGCCGGCATCCTTTGGCTATTCCAGCACAACCGCACCGCCCACAGCGGACCCCCGGCCCTTGCCCACAGCAGTACCGGAGATTAACAAGCTTCAGCACAACCACGCTGTCGTACAGCAAAGAGCCACGCTAACCCGCGTGGCTTTTTGGTTCTACAACCACTCAGGCTTTTATCGATAGTCCTTCTGTGGTGAGTAGGGTTTCAACGCTGCGGGGCCATTCACCTGCCCGAGTTCCCTGCTGAATGGCCGCGCTCTCGCTCATGGAGTTGCCGTCTCCCACGCGTAGCCTTCTTCTCCGTGTTGCGTCAGGTCCAACCCTTCAATCTCGTGTTCCTCGCGTACCCTCAGGCCGATCGTCTTGTCGACCGCGAACAATACGAGAGTCGTGCCGACAATCGCCAATCCGCACGCGATCGCCACACCCACCAACTGGTTCAGCAACTGGTGCGCATTTCCATCGATCAACCCAAGGCCCAGGG
Encoded here:
- the uvrA gene encoding excinuclease ABC subunit UvrA, which encodes MAITRISVRGARQHNLKNIDVDIPRNTLTVITGLSGSGKSSLAFDTIYAEGQRRYVETLSAYARQFLDQMERPDVDAIDGLSPSISIEQKTTSRSPRSTVGTITEIYDYLRLLYASIGVPHCPRCGREVSRQSVDQIVAGVMELKPEDRVMLLAPIVRGRKGEFKKELEKLAQAGFTRARIDGELRNIDEDVALDKRKNHTIEVVIDRLLVKQGIEKRLANSVEVAMKLANGLVQVVVVDGEEHLYSSRLACPECGINVPQLEPRSFSFNSVYGACPECNGLGSKYDFDPAKVITDWSKPLFDGGLGPGSGSAYLQSMTRRFAEDNGIDLDKPFEQLTEDQQNAILYGPQTSGRRSGFRGILTWHKQSIEEATSETYREWLLQYMSATPCPACGGKRLRPESLGVKVNGLSIADFTALPVARAVEAAGKIKLSQREEQLAGRIVREIAERLGFLNHVGLGYISLGRSAATLSGGEGQRIRLATQIGSKLRGVLYVLDEPSIGLHARDNEKLLQSLEELRDLGNTVLVVEHDEETIRRSDYVIDLGPGAGKHGGKLVASGTPAEVQKAPESLTGQYLAGKRKIVTRFERRQTNGHAITILGATEHNLRSLDIAFPLGVMTVVTGVSGSGKSTLVNDILYRALAKQLYRSREEPGAHKAIQGAENIDKVIRIDQSPIGRTPRSNPATYTGVFTHIRELFAMLPESRERGYKAGRFSFNVPGGRCEACQGEGERRIEMNFLPDVYVLCEVCGGKRYNHETLAVKYKGYSIADVLEMPITDALALLENIPQAKQRLQTLVDVGLGYIHLGQSSVTLSGGEAQRIKLARELSKRQTGRTLYLLDEPTTGLHFEDVSKLLDVLHRLTDLGNTIIIIEHHLDVIRNADWIIDLGPEGGEDGGRLVAQGTPEQVAKIKKSYTGQALSK